A DNA window from Microcystis aeruginosa NIES-843 contains the following coding sequences:
- a CDS encoding AAA family ATPase codes for MSGIEGLRIKNYRALKDITLGKLWNTQNRDSLTPMTAVIGKNGVGKSTLFDAFGFLSDCLKGGVEEACDARGRGGFERLRSQGQEGSIEFQIYYKEDYNSRPITYELAIDLDTDNRPYVKKERLRQRRKGQKTGWPFSFLLLDEGKGIVWKGEEEGKQVEEGQDHFDLLKLIEKIKRGDYEDGGELVELNDKRKLGIATLGSLKQHPRISLFRRFIEGWYLSYFTPDAARSLPLAGPQKHLNIHGDNLGNVVQFMEREHSKKFQNILNSISRKIPGIEKISTEKSPDNRLLLKFNDRGFQDPFYVQQMSDGTLKVFAYLLLLEDPSPPPFICIEEPENGLYHKLLETLAQEFRKHATGQRGRSQIFITTHQPYFVDALQPEEVWILEKGDDGFSRIKRASDNPLIKNLVSEGLPLGSLWYSDYLDER; via the coding sequence ATGTCCGGAATTGAGGGATTGAGGATTAAAAATTATCGAGCGCTCAAGGATATAACCCTGGGCAAGTTATGGAATACTCAAAATCGAGATTCTCTGACACCGATGACGGCCGTTATCGGCAAAAATGGTGTGGGAAAAAGCACACTTTTTGATGCGTTCGGTTTTTTATCTGATTGTCTTAAAGGAGGAGTAGAAGAAGCTTGTGATGCGCGAGGTCGGGGCGGGTTTGAGCGTCTTCGTTCCCAGGGTCAGGAAGGAAGCATTGAATTTCAGATTTATTACAAAGAAGATTACAATTCCCGACCAATTACCTATGAATTAGCTATTGATCTAGATACCGATAATAGACCTTATGTAAAAAAAGAAAGACTCAGACAGAGAAGAAAAGGTCAAAAGACCGGATGGCCTTTTTCATTTTTACTCCTCGATGAGGGGAAAGGAATCGTCTGGAAAGGAGAAGAAGAAGGGAAACAAGTAGAAGAAGGTCAAGACCATTTTGATTTACTTAAGTTAATAGAAAAAATTAAACGAGGAGATTATGAGGATGGGGGGGAGTTAGTGGAACTGAATGATAAGCGCAAACTAGGAATTGCTACGTTAGGTTCTCTCAAACAGCATCCGAGAATTTCCCTATTTCGGAGATTTATTGAGGGATGGTATCTCAGCTATTTTACTCCCGATGCGGCCAGAAGTTTGCCCCTAGCCGGACCCCAGAAACATCTGAATATTCATGGAGATAATCTCGGTAATGTGGTGCAGTTTATGGAAAGAGAGCATTCCAAGAAATTTCAGAATATACTTAATAGTATTTCTCGTAAGATACCGGGTATAGAAAAAATTAGCACCGAAAAAAGTCCCGATAATCGACTACTATTAAAATTTAATGATCGGGGATTCCAAGACCCATTTTATGTACAGCAAATGTCCGATGGTACTTTAAAAGTATTCGCCTATCTCTTACTGTTAGAAGACCCTTCCCCACCGCCATTTATCTGTATTGAAGAGCCAGAAAACGGCTTATACCATAAACTATTAGAAACCTTGGCTCAAGAATTTAGAAAACACGCCACAGGACAGAGAGGACGTTCTCAAATTTTTATCACCACCCATCAACCTTATTTTGTTGATGCTCTCCAGCCGGAAGAAGTTTGGATTCTGGAAAAAGGTGATGACGGGTTTTCTCGGATTAAACGGGCCAGTGACAATCCCTTAATCAAGAATCTCGTCTCAGAAGGATTGCCCCTTGGTAGTCTTTGGTATAGTGATTACTTAGATGAGAGATAA
- a CDS encoding DUF4276 family protein, whose product MYFEILVEDLSGKKALDILIPKIIDMNAGHTFRVHSYKGSGHIPRDLQSVSDPSKRILLERLPKLIQGYDKTFSSCADNYAAVLIVVCDLDNRCFREFRQELSNCLEKSAIKSQIYFCIAIEEGEAWYLGDINAIKIAYPHAKSAILDSYINDSICGTWEKLADAIYRGGAKQLSKLGGASVGQEKTVWAENISPQMNVDINRSPSFGYFRDKLRHLSQEESR is encoded by the coding sequence ATGTACTTTGAAATTTTGGTTGAGGATTTGTCGGGAAAAAAAGCACTTGATATTCTAATTCCTAAGATTATTGACATGAATGCAGGTCATACATTTAGGGTTCATTCCTATAAAGGCAGTGGTCATATTCCCAGAGACTTACAGTCTGTTTCCGATCCTAGTAAGCGGATTCTTCTTGAGCGACTACCTAAACTGATTCAAGGATATGATAAAACTTTTTCCAGTTGCGCTGATAATTATGCTGCTGTGCTGATTGTGGTTTGCGATCTGGATAATCGATGTTTTCGGGAATTTCGACAGGAATTAAGCAATTGTCTGGAAAAATCTGCTATCAAATCCCAAATTTACTTCTGTATTGCTATTGAAGAAGGAGAAGCTTGGTATTTAGGTGATATTAATGCCATAAAAATTGCTTATCCCCATGCCAAAAGTGCTATCTTGGATTCCTATATTAATGATAGTATCTGTGGTACTTGGGAAAAACTGGCAGATGCTATATACAGAGGTGGAGCGAAACAATTATCTAAGTTAGGTGGCGCTTCTGTGGGTCAAGAGAAAACAGTCTGGGCAGAAAATATTTCTCCTCAGATGAATGTGGATATTAATCGATCGCCCAGCTTTGGCTATTTTCGGGATAAACTACGTCATCTCAGTCAGGAAGAATCAAGATAA